tgttttagtttttttggAAAGGAACCGAGCTTTATCAACGGCAGGAAGAGTTGTTTCGAGCACAGttaggaaggaaagaagcatcgtttttctctttcttttttccccttttaccCTCTGGgacaggaagaagaaagcgTAAATACTTGGTCTGTATGTCATTGAGGGAGATTGAACTTGCCCAGGTGCAACCACGGGAGCACCTCCTTCACCCGTGTGATGTGATCCAACGAAGCGCATTTCAGCGTGACAATGCGGAGCGGTTGCATCGTATACGCACGACACTTGGCTGGGGTGCGGCTGCTGATACCGCTCTTACAGAAACAACGCTCCTCTCGTCTCGCCGTCTCGGTGCATTGCCAAGCAGCTTTGCGTTATATCACCATTACCGCGGTACCGCGTCGGAGTTGACACCGATGGATATATATGGCCAACCGGAGGATGATCCCAACGTGCAACCATCATCCCGATCCGTGGTTGAGAAGCTTGTGTATGGGCATGAGTTGACGATGAAGAACATGGGGATGtaggatgcagtggaacctGATCATTGGGTTTGCTTCGTCCTTCTATTTCGCAATGCATCCCACTCACGTGCTCCGTACCTGAAGCGCGAATGTAGCAAGAGATTCTTACGGTTTTATTCGCACCTGCACCGTTTGGGCAATTGCGTTTTAGTTCACCTCATCTTTGGTTGTCCAAACGCTTTTATTTGAtacttccctcttctttccgcGTGGTCTATACTCGTTTCCTCTGCAGTCAGGAGGGGTCACGTTTGGTCAttacgttgttgttgtctggACCCTACCTGCTAGGCTGTTATCACAACGGCTCTAACACTTCATATCACTAATCCattatttttcctcatcGCTTCCCctactcttcttttcctttcttatgTCCTGCATCACGGGtaactgatttttttttttcgacggCTGGCACCGAATGATCAGGGCATACATTGCCTTCCCTCCCAAAGGCGATCCCACAGTACTGAGGAGAGGAAGCCTCGGTCCATGTTTTTCTGTCCATTCTGTGGAACGCTACTGTTGATTGAGCCGGCCTATCCGTGCAATCGTTTCTCATGCTCCAGCTGCCGGTACGTCGTGCCAATTCAGTCACGGCGCCCGCTCACTATTAATCATTCGTTCCTAAAGTACAATAAGGTTGtggatgatgacgatgagaAGGGAAGCTCAAATACGGTGAAACGAGGCgtgaaagaggaggaagaggtggATGGAGGCCAGGTGATTACTGTGCGTTGTCAGAATGATGAGAAGCAGTGCGATGGCGACCGGGCACACTACGTGCAGATACAGATGCGCTCCGCTGATGAACCGGCAACAACGTTCTTCAAGTGTTTGAAGTGTGGCTTCCAGTGGAAGCAGGATTAGGTCGTCAGTTGCCACGTTAACACACTCCCTAACCCAACATTTAAACCCCGTGCAATGCACCTGCGGTTGCGGTTCTGTGGGTTGTAGGAACCGTTGCACCGGTGGATGTCCGACTAGAGGTGTGTGCTTCCGTATTGGGGTACTCGTAACCGTACCTCATGGTTTTGAAAACTTGTTAACAGGTAGCGCCTGGGGTGACGGGGAGTAGAAGGTGGTATATTGTGGTGGCCGACCCCATGCACTACATATTGGGAGAAGAGGCTTGTGATGGTGGGGACAAGGCCTAGTGGCAGAGGGGGGTGCACAAGGGGCTGTTTGCCCGTTTACCGTTATATCCTCAGTTTtaattgtatatatatattttgctATTTCGCTctgtttccttgtttttttcttcgttcacTTGCAGTAAGTTgtctatttcttttgtttttcttgcttttacGGTGAAGCTAGCGTAGTAGGTTCGTTTGTACTGTACAGGGAGAAAGGGGCTGCGCAACGGCTGTCGCAGGTGCGCGGTAGGTCGTTCTAAGGGCAGGAAACCCCATCGATAGTGGTAgttgagggggaaaggaagcagaaaaagggaagCCAAGGGCGGCTGCGTGGATTCGTTTTGCTTCATTAGTTTTTACAGCCCTTTACCCTTTCCAACAGGCTTGGTATTCTCCAATTGACCTCTCGTAGCCATTGTTTCGGACTACGATGCTTGCCGTGAAGTACCTTCTCAAACTGTACGAGACGCCCCCGGAGAATGGACACATCTCCGCGTTTGACACGTATGGTAATACAGTTTTCGCCGGCACTGACAGCGGTGTGTTGATGAGGTTCGTAGTAGAGGGAGCGACCTCACCCGAGATTGTACCAACGGAGGGCTCGCTCTCCGGTGACGCGAGGGACAGGCATATCAGTGGAGGAAATAGTGCTCGCAGTGCCGAAGCGGGAGGTGTTGGTGAGGAACAGCAAGCACATGAGGAAATGCATGCCGATGATTTTCACGCAGTTTCACAACTCGAGAAGATATACACCACGCTTGTGCATCACGTCGTCGTGTCGGAAACCCAGAGAAGAGTTGAGCGTATCCAGCACAGCAGAACACACAACATTTTGTTTGTGCTTTGCGAACACAGGCTTCTGGTGCTTAACTCGATAACCTTTGAACACATCTACACAGTTTCTGATTACGTGGGtacgttttttgtttcggatTCGCGGCAGACAAGCTCCCAGCGCGTGGGGCGGCACGTGATTTGCACAACGGAACCCCACGGAAGGGAGCTTAGGGTATATGAATTTGACATAGCGCAGAACAAACATGTGCGACCGATGGCTCCACATAAGGTGATGCTTCATGAGCAGGCACAGACACTAGTCACGTACGGCAATATGGTTTGCGTGGGAATGCGGAGAGGCGGATATCGCTTGCTGTCGTTACCTGACGGAAACACATGTAGTGTACTTCCGCTTTCTGGAGATATGCAGCCGTTACTGGCGGTGGGCGACGGCGAGGTCTTCATGCGCTATGAtcattctattttttcaGTTTCGATGCGCTCCATGCCTTCTGGCCGCGTGCTTGGACGCACTATTCAGCTCGAGGATGAGGTCCGTCATATGATTGCAAGACACccgtttttgtttgccttcACTGAAAGTTACTGCGATGTCTACTCCCTCTACGATGATGACGTATCGGAGCGCTTGCCCATGAGCGGATGCCTCTTCGGCTCGCAGCTTGGTGGAGGGGATTTCCTTTACGCTGCCAGCGCAACAAAAATATGGATGGCTGGGTTGCATCCCCTGCGTCACCAGTTAGCCGACCTGGTTGAGCGGTTCAAGGTGGAAGAAGCTTTTCATCTGCTTAGCACTCAACGCTCGCGGAACTCCCTTGATTGGCAGGCGATCGAATTGGAGCTTCATGTTATGGTAGGCTTCGCTTACCTTCACCGTTGCCGCCCGAAGGAGGCAATGTTACATTTTAACGATCACATAGATCCAAGAGACCTACTTTTACTCCTCCCAGAGTGTATACCTCCAGGCCCCGATGAGTATAGTTCCGAGTTGCGGGGGTTGCTAAAGGGGGACTGCGTTGGGGAGACAAGAACGTCGTCGGATGGCGTTGATTTTGCATCAAAGGACGAGGATGTGGTGAATGTACCGGTCGGGGGAAATAATGTTGAGCCGTTACTCGCAAAATGCGGACCAGACATTGGATGTTGGGACGGTGGATTCTGGGAGGAGTGGAGTGGTTGCTGCCCATATAATACCTACATTGGAGAATTGGAGAAGGCCTGGTTGGAGACATTTGAGACTTTTCCTACAGTTCCGCGGAGCACCGACCAGGCAGACGGGGTAATCCACCGACAGGTTATGGAGTGGGGTTGCATTACCGCGGAAGGGTTTCTCGAGCGCTCATGGGAAGCACTAAAGGACGAACTTGTAGTGTATTTCCGCTCACGTCTGGATCAAGCATCGCCCGTCCATGCCCGTCCAATGGAGTACGCCCTGCTGGTGCTTGCGCTTGAGGCTCGCGACCATCGGGAGGCCTATCAGATTGTAGTCAAGAGCTCATCCTTGAGCGTGGAAGACTGCTACGACCTACTCTGTTCGTTGCACGAGTATCGGCTGTTGGCTTGTCTTCTGTACTGCCGCGGGTACACACAGGATGCCGATCGATTGCTGAGGCAACGTGTGTGCGTCTCAAGTCTGCTCCCTCCGTGGCTGCCGGGACGGTGTAACAATAGCAAACAATCCCCGGCGTACATGAATGTGCCCGCGGCTTTACACAGTCAGCTAACCCGCCTCCTAACGCCACTTCCTAAGAACGAATGTCTCGTTGTAGCTGATTTATCCAGTCCTAGAGGAGCACACTCGCCTAACGACGTGGACGAAACCCATACCATAAACCTGCCTTTGTCACTTTCGTTGCCTATGTACCTCGTTAGTCATTTAAACATTCCCGCCctgcaggagttgttggCTGAGGATCCAGATGCTGCAGTGATCACTGATGAGGAGGGTTGTACGCTGCTGCACGTACTTTTCAGCCTTTTCATTTCGGTGAGGGACCTTACAGAAGGCGAAGCCATGACGAAAGGTAGTGCGCTAGTCGGTTTGGTGTTGTCATGTGCGGTGCTGCTTCTGGACCATGGCGCGGATGTCGCCGCGCCGAATGTTCATGGTATTACTTGTTTGGACGTACTTGCCATCGCCGCAGGTGGCGTTTTTTTTGACATTGTTGTTTCCGCGTTGCTGGCAGACCGTGATGTTAGGAAGGCAGCTGCATTTACCAACAAGGATGACAATACGTTGGTGAACGGCTTCATCCCCATCGCAtaggttttttttattttgaactCATGGCGGTTGATTAGGTACTGGCTGTATTCAAACAAATGCGGTTTTGCGCTAGTTGCTTCATAATTGGAAATTTAGCCTAGTTTTTCCATGTTTGCTTACTTATCTAACCGTCCAGTAGCCTCGTGCTTCAGCAACAATCGTTCGTTGGTTGGTTGAGGTTTGCCTCGCTGTTGT
The genomic region above belongs to Trypanosoma brucei brucei TREU927 chromosome 10, whole genome shotgun sequence and contains:
- a CDS encoding RNA polymerase III C11 subunit, putative (contains TFIIS domain; similar to DNA-directed RNA polymerases III 12.5 kDa polypeptide (EC 2.7.7.6) (Swiss-Prot:Q04307) (Saccharomyces cerevisiae)), producing the protein MFFCPFCGTLLLIEPAYPCNRFSCSSCRYVVPIQSRRPLTINHSFLKYNKVVDDDDEKGSSNTVKRGVKEEEEVDGGQVITVRCQNDEKQCDGDRAHYVQIQMRSADEPATTFFKCLKCGFQWKQD